TTTTCGCTCACCGCAGTCAATATCGGAAGATGAGTTATAAGATATAGCAATCGAATAATGTTCGAAGATTTTGGGATCTTTTGTACTTTTGCATCCACACATTAAGACCTGAATAAGACGGAAACAGGATTTAGCTTGTAGCTTGTCAGAACAAATTATGACTTAATAGTTTTCGAACAAAAGATCTTGGTATGAGTGTAcagcctaggcctatatatagtGCTAATAACTAGAATTCATGTGAATCAAAATAACTTTGGACATTTTAATTTTCCTGTTTTTAAACAttcgttttcattttataaacaatgattattttcaaaatgttttgaagtaGGCTGCTGAAACATTGCCTATCAAGATGTGGGTGATGGAAATATTCAGTTATACGATTGTTGATGTGGTTGTGCTTCTTGTGACCATTGTAGTTCTTATCaggtataggctatataataaacattattaGGCCTTCATAATAGATTGGTTGCCTACTATAAACGTTAGCGCTTTAGGGTAAATACACCTACAATCGAATGATTCTGCTACACAAGAAATAACATTGCGAATAAGAAATATCTTGTTTATTGCTTGCTTTTTAAGGTACCATACCGAATATTATCAATTGCCATATCGGATTCTTcttacatgtttttgtttattacgaCATTGGTATTAAGATCAGATACAAATATGTGTCAAACGTTCTGATTACAAGTTGGAGTGAGCTGAATGGTCTGCTATAAATATTTGCTATTTGAATATCATACCGTTAAAGAACATCGACTTGTGCTGAGAATTTAgttgaaacaaaatgtttggttgtattgtatatataaaccattatatatatgtttattgATATATGTTTACTGTGTATCGGTGATATGTGTTTTCATACTGACCACAAATCATCAACCTTCCTTGTATATGTGAACATTAGAGAATCACTACTTCATAGCTTATAATTGTTATTTTCTCTGATAAATCTAGGTTGTATATTCATCAACAGTGGCAAGTTTTGAATAAGCTGAATATTCCTCACAGCCCACCGACTATCAGTGGATTCGGGAATCTCGGAGAACTTAAGAAGGATCCTGATTCAGTGAGTTTCTGCATATTATAATATAGTATTATGACCTCTTGTGGTCATTTAGTTGTTTGGTTTGGTCTtatacaacaacaacatcatCATCCCACACCATTAACATCTTATACAAAGTGCAGCTAACTTGTTTCATAATAAATTGCCCTTGAACGTGTTAAAAACGTTAGGTTAATGATAAACACATGTTTTTATGACATGCAGTCACGTAATGATTATAATGTGTAGATTTTCAAAGGAGacttgaaaaagaaaaagatatTTGGAAAAGTTTATGGGTAGGTGGAATGTTCATGCATTAGTAGccaagtatatatatataagtaaagtaaaaccagataaaacttttctcaaaaaagtcaacaaatATTGTATCAAATATATGTTTTAGGTCTTACAATGGACTTCGAGCCGCTGTGACCGTTCATGACCCAGAAATTCTCAAGCAAATTTTTATCAAGGAGTTTCCAATATTTTCCGAACGCGTagtaattaaattatcaacaTCTTTTGAAATATACTGGATTACTTCTAAACTTGCACTGTAAAACCATATGATAGTGGTAAACCatatttatttaatgtaaCTCCCAATTTGAATTGGAAATTAGACaggaaaaaagtaatttttgtaagtatcaaaaacatgttgatttttcgtttttcttgCCAGAGatcttttgcaaaaattaatgGCAAAGAATTGAATGATGGACTGAACGTGGTTAAGGGGAAAAAATGGAAGCGTATCAGGTAATTACAGTATACATGCTGGCCCCGAAACATTTACTTGGACATTTCTGTGTGGATAATATTTGTCACGTGTATTTTATCATGTAGTAACCACAATACATTCACACACATACAGTGATGTTATAAACACTTCATTTGATTGAAGCGCAAGTATTAAGGTATCCTGAGAGGCTTAATTCTATAAGAATAAGTTCTCTTAATTCGACGGTTTCTCACCATAGTCGTTGCCTCTTAACTTTCTTAGCGATCACTAGGGCCAACCTCAAAAAATCTGGCTCTGTGTATCAGCACTAACTTTGTCCGAACTCTTTCATTGTACTGACAGTGCATATTCTACGACACACTTTATAAGGTTATAATGACTATTACTTTGCAAAACAGAAATACCCTTTCACCAAGTTTCTCAGCATCCAAGCTAAAAGACATGCTCGGAATAATGGAGCACTGCTCAAATACTTTGGTGAAAAATCTCAAGCGATTCGCTCAAAAAGATGAAGGAAGATTTGATACTAAGGAGTTAGTTAAACgctttaaatttgctttttttataaagaaaatatatttttacatattAGTTATAAAATACTGTGCTTGTAGAATGCACTGCTTGTATTGTGTTTTTAATCATAAATATGTTAGTTAGTTTTATCCttataaaatatatgataCTGTAGTTTAGTATAGTGAAATGccataaagttttttattaactaaaaacaaataataaagtCTACACAAGCTTTTTCAGGACTTAATCCTTAATTTTGGTCTCAATTGGCCCTTTTTCAGCtttcttcatttttaattACATAGTAAGTTTCacctttaaaaatttttttgaatgcAGGATGCTTGGAAGGTTTTCTCTTGATGTGGTCTGTGCTGCAGCTTTCGGCACAGATGCTCACACACAGGTATATTTTACTCTCACACATCCCATTACAGATtcagttaaacaaaaacatatagGAAATTATACATAAAAGAAGATGACACataaaatgtatttgtttGCTTGAATCTGACTGCGTACTGCGTGTACTGTTTCATGGAACAACTATTTTATATATTGTGAGTTACCACCATTAATATTTAGGAATATGAAGATGGGAATCCCCCAAAGATCGTTCAAGTGGCTCAGAAGACATTTAACTCAACGCTTATTGGCAGCCCTATATTCATTTTAGTTTGTAAGTACTATAccgaaaatattttaattctcATTTTGTCAGTTCTTTGACAAGCTAGTCCGTTGAATAACACTGGATACATTTCACATTTCCATGAATGTGAAGATGAAATATTGATTATGATTTGTACTGTAGTACTCTCATATTTTGGTATGGTTGATATAACTGAATTGCCTAATATATTTGGTATCTATCGGTGATACTCATTaccataaaataaataaattccataacttgaagttaaaatttgcagaacgaaataaattttttatcatagCATAACtaacttttctttaaaatttctaGTTATGTTTCCATGGGTGGAGCATATTCTAAAGTTCTTCAATTATAGCATCTTTCCAACCGAAGTAGTGAAATATTTCTCGTCCCTTGTTGATGTTTTGCTGAAAAGGCGAAAGGCCGGTGAAACAACATCGGTGATCACTTATTAGTTGACTTTATGTCTTCCTGGTGCTTTTGAGAGCTGCAACAGCTACTGGTTCGTTTTGGGGTTAAAAGATGTTAATGTTTTACAGAGGATCGACATTATGCAGATGATGTTAAAGTCGCAGATATCAGAAAGTGAAGCAGTTCATGGCGCACATACCGGTACACTCAAATTTCTCTATGAAAGTctgaatactgtatataacagAGAAACTGCAAACAATTTGGTTGAAGTTGTCcaattttatgtttctttGAAATTTCAGGGTTAacacaaaatgaaattgtcGGCAACAGCATGATTCTGATGTTAGCCGGTTATGAAACAACTGCTAACACGTTGATATTTTTATGCTACAACCTGGCCACCCATAAGGACGCCCAAAGAAAATCTCAAAAAGAAATTGACGATATTCTTCGTGAGCATGTGAGAAAAAAATAACTGGTACAGTACCCGTAGTTTTCATAAACGCGGAAGCAGAAACTTTTTTTAGCTTTAAAGCAAAAACAGTCACGATACTTTTTGGTTAgtaaacaaacttaatttctTGCGTTGTAATTTGTACCCAGACAGTACCTTATCTACCTTAGACCGTATCTTATTGTATTAGTTACCGACTGTTGTCAAATTTTAGACAGTCAAATTGTGATAATTTTCTGTTCAACAAGTATTgtctttaaaaaataaataaactaaatatttATCTACGCAGTTGttaagtttcatttttaacagGGCAGCATGACGTATGAAGCCGTGAACAAACTAAAGTTCCTCACGCAGTGTATCAATGAAACACTCAGACTTTATGGTCCAATACCGCGGTAGTTAACCTTATCCTAACTGTTGTCAATATTTTAACTGTAATATGACGGATGTGTTACTGTGTTAAttataagaaaattttattgtaatgtattgtttattttagctATGTAGTGAATGTCAGAGTAGGCTAGTATGATGTTACTGACGTAGGTCTATCATAACATTACTTAAAAGTCACAATTACATATTTGTATCTGTTTCTAGCAACGCAAGATATTGCAACAAGGATATTAAAATCAACGGGGTTCAATTTCTTAAAGACATGGAGGTAATAGTGCCAGTGTATAGTCTTAATCATGATGAGGAATTCTGGGACGAACCGTATCAGTTTCGACCAGAGAGGTAATTAATTTGATCCGTGTAGAAATTGGTGCAATCCTTAACCTCGTAGTCTTTGTGCCGAATTTTCTGCTGCACCATCTAATTTCTGTGCATAGTATAGTATA
The Clavelina lepadiformis chromosome 4, kaClaLepa1.1, whole genome shotgun sequence DNA segment above includes these coding regions:
- the LOC143452163 gene encoding cytochrome P450 3A30-like, encoding MWVMEIFSYTIVDVVVLLVTIVVLIRLYIHQQWQVLNKLNIPHSPPTISGFGNLGELKKDPDSIFKGDLKKKKIFGKVYGSYNGLRAAVTVHDPEILKQIFIKEFPIFSERVRSFAKINGKELNDGLNVVKGKKWKRIRNTLSPSFSASKLKDMLGIMEHCSNTLVKNLKRFAQKDEGRFDTKEMLGRFSLDVVCAAAFGTDAHTQEYEDGNPPKIVQVAQKTFNSTLIGSPIFILVFMFPWVEHILKFFNYSIFPTEVVKYFSSLVDVLLKRRKAGETTSRIDIMQMMLKSQISESEAVHGAHTGLTQNEIVGNSMILMLAGYETTANTLIFLCYNLATHKDAQRKSQKEIDDILREHGSMTYEAVNKLKFLTQCINETLRLYGPIPRNARYCNKDIKINGVQFLKDMEVIVPVYSLNHDEEFWDEPYQFRPERMEDMTKIDPIMFQPFGAGPRNCIGLRFAITEMKVAMFQLLKEFDFDVCHDTPSPPLELKCTSNMRPKEKIFLKVSPRKSA